DNA from Marinitoga litoralis:
TGACATTTTTAAAATTTCTTCAATATTCATATTAATCCTCCCTGTAAAATTTGATTTCTTTAATATAACTTAATGCTTCACCATCTTTTAATTTTATTTCTAAATCATTATTTTTATCTAAATTATATACACTATCTATTATTTTTGAGTTTTGTACTAATACAGCTCCACCACTTAAAAATGAGCTAAAAGGACTATTTTGAGTTATTTTTATATAATAATCATTTAAAATTTGAAAAGAGTTTGATTCTAATAAGTTATAATTATTTTTTATATTACTTTCAATATTATCAATTTTTCTTTTTTCTTCCATAATTTTATTTGATAAATATTGTGTGATAAAATCGAAAAGTTTATATTCCTTATTTAAAATAGAATTTTTTGAATCAAGCAATTCATTTATTTTATATAATGAATTATAGTAATTGATTAAATTATTATTTTCTTTTTGGAAATATTGCTCTATTAATGAGCTTAAGCTATTTAATACATTTTTTGTATATAATTCTGCATGTAATAAATTATTATTAATTGAATAAATTATGTTTTGAAATGATTCATTTATTAAATTATTATATGTTTCAATTTGATTTACTATAGCTCTTGCTACTTCAGTTGGAGTAGAAAATCTCATAAATGATACAAAATCAGGAATTGTTATATCTTGTTCATGTCCAATGCCTGTTAATATTGGGATTTTATTATTAGACACCCAGGCAATATTTTTTGCTAAATGATAATCATCAAAATACATCAAATCTGATTGTGCTCCTCCTCCTCTAATCAATACGATAACATCATAATCAATGTTTGAATCAATAATTAATTTTAAAGCGCGACTTACCCCTATAGGGACTTCTATACCTTGCATAGGTGATGGGTATAGATGAATAATTGGAGTATTTTTTAATTTGTTAATATTTTTAATAAAATCTCCGTATCCAGCAGCTGTTTCAGAGGAAATTACAGCTATTTTTTTTATAGGTTCTAAATATTCTAATTTATTTTCTACAGTTCTTAATAAACCTTCTAATTTTAATTTATTTATTATTTCTTTTCTTCGTTTTTCTAATTTTGAATCACCTAAAGGTAATAGTGATTGTAAAGTTATAGCGAAGTTAGAAGAAGAAGGCCAAAAAGACAATTTACCTAAAATTCTCCAACTTTTGTTTTCTAATTCTTTCTCATTTTTTAATCCCAAATTATCTAAAAGGGTTTTTATATAATATCTTGATAAGAATACAGTAATTTTATAGGTTTTTCCATTTTCATTTCTTTGTGATACTTCTATAAACAAATCACCAGCGCTACTTTTTTTAGCTTTAGAAATATCTCCATTAAACTCTATAGATTCAATAAATAAATCAGTTTTTTTCAATTCAAATGATATCCAATCTAATAATTCTAATAAATCATTAAATTTTTTCATTTTCATTATCTCTCCCAGATAATACTACAGTAATTTCTCCCATTACCTTTTTTTCTGAGAAATATTTTAATGCATCAGTTACTCTACCTCTGAATAACTCTTGATGTATCTTGGTCATTTCTCTTGCTATAAAAATTTCTCTATCTCCAATTATTTCTAATATTTCTTTTAAAGTATTATTTAATCTGTGTGGAGATTCAAAGAATACAAAGAGTATATCTAAATCTTTTATGTTTCTTAATAATCTTCTTTTGTTTTTCCCTCTAGGCAAAAAACCATGGAACATGTATTTTGATCCTGGGAAACCACTTAAAGCAATAGCTGCAGCAGGAGCATTTGGCCCAGGAATAATATCTATCTCTATACCTTCTTCCCAACATTTATTAATTAATTGATATCCAGGATCAGAAATAACTGGCATACCTGCATCGCTCACTAAAGAACAAATTTTTTTTTCTTTAACAATATTAACTGCTGTATTAAGTACTTTATTTGCATTATATTCACTAAATGTAAATAATTCTTTTTTACCAATATCTAAACTATTTAATAATTTT
Protein-coding regions in this window:
- the xseA gene encoding exodeoxyribonuclease VII large subunit, whose translation is MKKFNDLLELLDWISFELKKTDLFIESIEFNGDISKAKKSSAGDLFIEVSQRNENGKTYKITVFLSRYYIKTLLDNLGLKNEKELENKSWRILGKLSFWPSSSNFAITLQSLLPLGDSKLEKRRKEIINKLKLEGLLRTVENKLEYLEPIKKIAVISSETAAGYGDFIKNINKLKNTPIIHLYPSPMQGIEVPIGVSRALKLIIDSNIDYDVIVLIRGGGAQSDLMYFDDYHLAKNIAWVSNNKIPILTGIGHEQDITIPDFVSFMRFSTPTEVARAIVNQIETYNNLINESFQNIIYSINNNLLHAELYTKNVLNSLSSLIEQYFQKENNNLINYYNSLYKINELLDSKNSILNKEYKLFDFITQYLSNKIMEEKRKIDNIESNIKNNYNLLESNSFQILNDYYIKITQNSPFSSFLSGGAVLVQNSKIIDSVYNLDKNNDLEIKLKDGEALSYIKEIKFYRED
- the rsmI gene encoding 16S rRNA (cytidine(1402)-2'-O)-methyltransferase, which translates into the protein MGKLYIIGTPIGNLKDISLRAIETLKESEVIFVEDKRVTIKLLNSLDIGKKELFTFSEYNANKVLNTAVNIVKEKKICSLVSDAGMPVISDPGYQLINKCWEEGIEIDIIPGPNAPAAAIALSGFPGSKYMFHGFLPRGKNKRRLLRNIKDLDILFVFFESPHRLNNTLKEILEIIGDREIFIAREMTKIHQELFRGRVTDALKYFSEKKVMGEITVVLSGRDNENEKI